The Bombus huntii isolate Logan2020A chromosome 1, iyBomHunt1.1, whole genome shotgun sequence genome contains a region encoding:
- the LOC126865710 gene encoding omega-amidase NIT2-A-like, whose protein sequence is MPEIEGAKLYNTCTIWGPDGTLIAKHRKVHLFDIDIPNKITFRESDSLSPGNSLTTFDVKGCKIGIGICYDIRFEEMARIYRNKGCQMLIYPAAFNMTTGPLHWSLLQRFRANDNQLYVACISPARVP, encoded by the exons atgcctgaaatagagggcgctaaattgtacaatacctgtactatttggggtcccgatggaactttgatagcaaaacaccgaaag gtacatctattcgacatcgacattcctaataagattacttttcgagagagtgattcactcagtcctggtaactccctaacgacgttcgatgtgaagggctgcaaaataggtattggcatttgctatgatattagattcgaggaaatggcacgcatttatcggaacaaag gttgccaaatgctgatatatccagcggcattcaatatgaccactggaccactgcactggtcattacttcagcgtttcagagcgaatgataatcaattatacgttgcctgcatatcaccggctcgtgttccttaa
- the LOC126865550 gene encoding venom serine protease Bi-VSP-like, whose amino-acid sequence MWRDPNVVGVAFQKKRKKSKGVQNFSRSRTVNTCGAWPWIVALGFRNPRNPDKPLWKCGGSLISARHVLTAAHCAHMDGIENIHNHNIVILRLVEEVPFSRYVYPICTKEPLRKSNFVGYNPLVAGWGALRYRRPRRNALMEVQMPVIKNAECKIAYSKFPNAPDITDGIICAEHAQGGEDSCTADRGGPLLIQHELTSYLIGIVSYAYKCGTAGYPSVYTRVTSYLDFILQAMQ is encoded by the exons atgtggcgtgatccgaacgtagtgggggtcgccttccagaaaaaacgaaaaaaatcgaaaggcgttcagaacttttcgagaagtcgaaccgtcaacacatgtg gcgcttggccatggatcgttgcattaggttttcgtaatccccgaaacccagacaaaccactatggaagtgcggaggttccctgatatcggctaggcatgttttgaccgcagcacattgtgcacatatggatggaatagaaaacatacacaatcataatattgtcattcttagattggtggaggaggtgccattttcga ggtacgtatatcccatttgtacgaaagagcccctacgaaagagcaacttcgtcggctataacccccttgttgctggatggggagcattaagatata gacgaccacgacgtaatgcattaatggaagtacaaatgccagtgattaagaacgccgaatgcaaaatagcttattccaaatttcctaatgcacctgatatcactgatggtataatatgcgccgaacatgctcagggtggagaggattcttgtacg gctgaccgcggcggaccactgctgatacaacatgaattaacctcgtatttaataggtattgtgtcttatgcttataagtgcggcacagctgggtatcccagcgtttacactagggtcacatcgtaccttgacttcattctccaagcgatgcaataa